From Streptomyces yatensis, one genomic window encodes:
- a CDS encoding DUF1396 domain-containing protein produces the protein MAMVVYGGHGRGTRAAGAVLAAVLLCGGAVGCGSSGADGKPEGKAGEKSSEQVRMAPAAAVRAAAKKSEKLTSFRYRMTGRTPEDGRIEGEAAMSTKPVAVRMTMRAVGQGTDAAVEIRMVDGAMYLDGGKEAAGELNGKSWLKLDFSALGEKATGGLGGGSLSRQADKNPADDSAFLSGADDVKRVGEETIDGARTTHYRGTITLAQMRESLKDEDAATRKRREKSLTEYEKMGVDRLSMDLWIDQDGHTKRFRMRGEGDKGPLDMTITFSGLNEPVTVKAPPANQTMDLAELARGAEG, from the coding sequence ATGGCCATGGTCGTATATGGGGGACATGGCAGAGGCACTCGCGCGGCCGGTGCCGTGCTCGCCGCCGTGCTGCTCTGCGGCGGTGCGGTCGGCTGCGGTTCGTCCGGGGCGGACGGGAAGCCGGAGGGCAAGGCGGGGGAGAAGTCCTCGGAGCAGGTGCGGATGGCCCCGGCGGCGGCCGTGCGGGCAGCCGCGAAGAAGAGCGAGAAGCTCACCTCGTTCCGCTACCGGATGACCGGGCGCACCCCCGAGGACGGGCGGATCGAGGGCGAGGCGGCGATGAGCACCAAGCCCGTCGCGGTCCGGATGACGATGCGCGCGGTCGGCCAGGGCACCGACGCGGCGGTGGAGATCCGGATGGTGGACGGGGCGATGTACCTCGACGGGGGCAAGGAGGCCGCCGGCGAGCTGAACGGGAAGAGCTGGCTCAAGCTGGACTTCTCGGCCCTGGGCGAGAAGGCGACCGGCGGGCTGGGCGGCGGTTCGCTCTCCCGCCAGGCCGACAAGAACCCGGCCGACGACTCGGCCTTCCTCTCCGGTGCCGACGATGTGAAGCGGGTCGGCGAGGAAACCATCGACGGGGCGCGCACGACGCACTACCGGGGCACCATCACCCTCGCCCAGATGCGCGAGAGCCTGAAGGACGAGGACGCGGCGACCCGCAAGCGCCGCGAGAAGAGCCTTACGGAGTACGAGAAGATGGGGGTCGACCGGCTGTCCATGGACCTGTGGATCGACCAGGACGGCCACACCAAGCGGTTCCGGATGCGCGGCGAGGGGGACAAGGGCCCGCTCGACATGACCATCACCTTCTCGGGCCTCAATGAGCCGGTCACGGTGAAGGCGCCGCCCGCGAACCAGACCATGGACCTCGCCGAGCTGGCTCGGGGGGCCGAGGGCTGA
- a CDS encoding DUF5133 domain-containing protein — translation MLMAHPVVLQNLIEQYETLRILHAESGGTEVRQRMDDLAYTLCVSTGTRDVDAALIAARHQLPGARVGDDSALTAGAGTSGG, via the coding sequence GTGCTGATGGCCCACCCGGTCGTACTTCAGAACCTCATCGAGCAGTACGAGACGCTGCGGATACTGCACGCCGAATCGGGCGGCACCGAGGTACGACAGCGGATGGACGACCTCGCCTACACCCTGTGCGTCTCCACCGGGACGCGGGATGTGGACGCCGCCCTCATCGCCGCCCGGCACCAGCTGCCCGGCGCCCGCGTGGGGGACGACTCGGCCCTCACGGCCGGGGCGGGTACATCGGGCGGCTGA
- a CDS encoding FAD-dependent oxidoreductase — MNDLPGVPESYWLDTAPPGTPHPALTSDLEVDVAVVGAGIAGLSTAWELTRAGHRVAVLEADRIAAGVTGHTTAKLTALHGLIYDRLRRTRGPEGARMYARSQSDAVERAVAITAELGIDCDLEDVPAFTYTEDPARADTIRAEVDAAYEAGLPASYVTETGLPYPVAGAIRVEGGAQFHPRGYLLALAEDLRAHGGRIHEHTRATGLVEGSPCRVTTRSGAVVTAGDVVIATHYPVFDRALLFTRLSPRRELVVAGPLPAERDPRGAYITPEHRTRSVRTAPYGDGTRLLIVTGESFTPGTGDTPERFERLADWTRERFPGVEITHRWAAQDNDPTDSVPMVGPFHPGARHTYVATGFAGWGLSGGIMAGRLLTALISGERPPWAGLYDPRRLRTALREAPALLGHQLEVGRHFVGDRLRAPQAGSVDRIAPGTGALVRVNGRHCAVYRDEDGAAHAVSARCTHLGCLVAFNAAERTWECPCHGSRFGTDGRVLQGPANRPLEQRDI, encoded by the coding sequence ATGAATGACCTTCCTGGCGTGCCCGAGTCGTACTGGCTGGACACCGCGCCGCCCGGCACCCCCCACCCGGCCCTGACCTCGGACCTGGAGGTCGATGTCGCCGTCGTAGGCGCCGGCATCGCGGGGCTGAGCACCGCATGGGAGCTGACCCGCGCCGGGCACCGAGTGGCGGTGCTGGAGGCGGACCGGATCGCCGCGGGGGTGACCGGCCACACCACCGCCAAGCTCACCGCGCTGCACGGGCTCATCTACGACCGGCTGCGCCGCACCCGCGGCCCCGAGGGCGCTCGGATGTACGCGCGGTCGCAGTCCGACGCCGTCGAGCGCGCGGTGGCGATCACGGCCGAGCTCGGTATCGACTGCGATCTGGAGGACGTCCCGGCCTTCACGTACACCGAGGACCCGGCGCGCGCGGACACCATCCGCGCCGAGGTGGACGCCGCCTACGAGGCGGGGCTGCCCGCCTCGTATGTGACGGAGACCGGGCTGCCCTATCCGGTCGCGGGCGCGATCCGGGTCGAGGGAGGGGCGCAGTTCCATCCGCGCGGCTATCTCCTCGCGCTCGCCGAGGATCTGCGCGCCCACGGCGGGCGGATCCACGAGCACACCCGCGCCACCGGCCTGGTGGAGGGCTCCCCCTGCCGGGTCACCACCCGGAGCGGTGCGGTGGTGACGGCCGGGGACGTGGTGATCGCCACCCACTACCCGGTGTTCGACCGGGCGCTGCTGTTCACCCGGCTCTCGCCGCGCCGCGAACTCGTCGTGGCCGGGCCCCTCCCCGCCGAACGGGACCCCCGGGGCGCGTACATCACCCCGGAGCATCGCACCCGGTCGGTGCGCACCGCGCCGTACGGCGACGGGACGCGGCTGCTGATCGTGACCGGGGAGTCCTTCACACCCGGCACCGGGGACACCCCGGAGCGCTTCGAGCGGCTGGCGGACTGGACCCGGGAGCGCTTCCCCGGTGTGGAGATCACCCACCGCTGGGCCGCCCAGGACAACGACCCCACCGACAGCGTGCCGATGGTCGGCCCCTTCCACCCCGGCGCGCGCCACACCTACGTCGCGACGGGCTTCGCCGGCTGGGGCCTGAGCGGCGGCATCATGGCGGGCCGGCTGCTCACGGCGCTCATCAGCGGCGAGCGGCCGCCGTGGGCCGGGCTGTACGACCCCCGGCGGCTGCGGACCGCGCTGCGCGAGGCCCCGGCGCTGCTCGGCCACCAGCTCGAGGTCGGGCGGCATTTCGTCGGCGACCGGCTGCGCGCCCCGCAGGCCGGCTCGGTCGACCGGATCGCCCCCGGCACCGGGGCCCTGGTCCGGGTGAACGGGCGGCACTGCGCCGTCTACCGGGACGAGGACGGCGCGGCTCACGCGGTCTCGGCCCGCTGCACCCATCTGGGCTGCCTCGTCGCGTTCAACGCCGCCGAGCGGACCTGGGAGTGCCCCTGCCACGGCTCCCGCTTCGGAACCGACGGCCGGGTGCTCCAGGGCCCGGCCAACCGGCCCCTGGAGCAGCGCGACATCTGA
- a CDS encoding ANTAR domain-containing protein produces the protein MREIDATGGVEGQGARRDAPGVRAHPAGGAGSAGAVWVLRPDGGLDRPDHPLFTGAWQVGRDRPTAAVIVDLSRIREITADGVRGLLQCARALAEAGAALLLAGADEPVARLLRVALVDGTIRIHDTVEAAVAACGAAATGADAAARDGGRTAVPEVIRLRRETVDLRARLRSHPLIAQAQGVLRERYRLPDPQAAFTLLQRSSQTHNVKLRTLAAALLRMDRPDPDSPLWFPRRVPEDAPALPFLPGVRPGEVNRGTVVKRVLNQALEVLGSDMGDLQLADPVSGLRMEEHQGFGREFLDFFAHVDGETSCATAAARARPVMSDIATDRVFSDAAREVILATGSRTAHSIPMTGASRRVVGVFSVHVSQAGRSLTNAEAGILHQLATRAGLWLEWHERTVVLDALEDLHQRAQGADPEAAPRRADPEAAPRRPDPEAAPRRPGPGAAPRRSSLGNPRRGYPAGS, from the coding sequence ATGCGCGAGATCGATGCGACGGGCGGGGTCGAGGGACAGGGCGCACGGAGGGATGCGCCGGGCGTGCGGGCGCACCCGGCCGGGGGTGCGGGATCCGCGGGCGCGGTGTGGGTGCTGCGCCCCGACGGGGGCCTCGACCGGCCGGACCACCCCCTGTTCACCGGCGCGTGGCAGGTCGGCCGGGACAGACCCACCGCCGCCGTGATCGTGGATCTCTCACGGATCCGGGAGATCACGGCGGACGGGGTACGGGGGCTGCTGCAGTGCGCGCGGGCCCTGGCCGAAGCCGGTGCCGCGCTGCTGCTCGCCGGGGCCGACGAACCGGTGGCACGGCTGCTGCGCGTGGCACTGGTGGACGGCACGATCCGGATCCACGACACCGTCGAGGCGGCCGTCGCCGCCTGCGGCGCGGCGGCGACGGGGGCGGACGCCGCCGCGCGGGACGGCGGCCGGACGGCGGTGCCCGAGGTGATACGGCTGCGCCGGGAGACCGTCGATCTGCGCGCCAGACTGCGCTCGCACCCGCTGATCGCACAGGCGCAGGGCGTCCTGCGGGAGCGCTACCGGCTGCCCGATCCACAGGCGGCGTTCACCCTGCTCCAGCGCAGTTCACAGACGCACAATGTCAAACTGCGGACCCTGGCGGCCGCGCTGCTGCGCATGGACCGGCCCGATCCGGACAGCCCGCTGTGGTTTCCGCGGCGCGTGCCCGAGGACGCCCCCGCGCTGCCGTTCCTGCCGGGGGTACGGCCCGGCGAGGTCAACCGCGGCACGGTGGTGAAGAGGGTGCTGAACCAGGCCCTGGAGGTGCTGGGCTCCGACATGGGCGATCTGCAGCTGGCGGACCCGGTGAGCGGGCTGCGGATGGAAGAGCACCAGGGGTTCGGCAGGGAGTTCCTCGACTTCTTCGCCCATGTCGACGGCGAGACCTCGTGTGCGACGGCGGCGGCCCGCGCCCGGCCGGTGATGTCGGACATCGCCACCGACCGCGTCTTCTCCGACGCCGCCCGCGAGGTCATCCTGGCGACCGGCTCCCGCACCGCGCACAGCATCCCCATGACCGGCGCCTCCCGCCGGGTCGTCGGAGTGTTCTCGGTCCATGTCTCGCAGGCGGGGCGCAGCCTGACCAACGCCGAGGCCGGGATACTCCACCAGCTGGCCACCCGGGCGGGGCTGTGGCTGGAGTGGCATGAGCGCACCGTCGTGCTGGACGCGCTCGAAGATCTGCATCAGCGCGCCCAGGGCGCGGACCCCGAAGCGGCTCCCCGTCGGGCTGACCCGGAAGCGGCTCCCCGACGGCCTGACCCGGAAGCGGCCCCCCGACGACCGGGCCCCGGAGCGGCTCCCCGGCGGTCGTCTCTTGGGAATCCGCGCAGGGGGTACCCGGCAGGGTCGTGA
- a CDS encoding serine hydrolase domain-containing protein — protein MTAHPLPTSTPAAEGVDARGVHAFLDAIEGAPDIEPHSLMILRHGRLIASGWWAPYTAERPHLLYSLSKSFTSTAAGLAAAEGLLNLDDPVISYFPEFEAEITDPGSRAMLVRHVASMASGHAEETVERAFGGDPEEPVRGFLRIPPDHAPGTAFAYNQPATYTLAAIVQRVTGQSLTEYLRPRLFDPLGIGETAWLQVPAGRDLGFSGLFAATDAIARLGLLYLRGGAWEGERLLPESWVAEATREHIATEEAMANGSGPDWRRGYGFQFWMSRHGYRGDGAFGQFCLVLPEHDVVIATTAETERMQAVLDAVWEHLLPAFGEAPLTGREDEDAALERRLSRLALPPLTAKPAPLTDPGAWSGAEFGPEDGACADQPTLTGVTVAEDGSGGWTVSLAEEGSRLDLGFDGAGWRVHDGPRAPVPTAVSGGWTDPDTLTVDVAFLETPHHLVVTCSLADRVFTARWRTVPLHRAPLHVMRAPRPR, from the coding sequence ATGACTGCTCATCCGCTGCCCACCAGCACCCCCGCCGCCGAGGGCGTGGACGCGCGGGGCGTCCACGCCTTCCTCGACGCCATCGAGGGCGCGCCGGACATCGAGCCGCACAGTCTGATGATCCTGCGTCACGGCCGGCTCATCGCCTCCGGCTGGTGGGCGCCGTACACCGCCGAGCGGCCGCATCTGCTCTACTCCCTCAGCAAGAGCTTCACCTCCACGGCGGCGGGGCTGGCCGCGGCCGAGGGGCTGCTGAACCTCGACGATCCCGTGATCTCGTACTTCCCCGAGTTCGAGGCGGAGATCACCGACCCGGGCAGCCGCGCCATGCTCGTCCGCCATGTCGCGTCCATGGCCAGCGGACATGCCGAGGAGACCGTGGAGCGGGCGTTCGGCGGGGACCCGGAGGAGCCCGTGCGCGGCTTCCTGCGGATTCCGCCGGATCACGCGCCGGGCACCGCCTTCGCCTACAACCAGCCCGCCACGTACACCCTCGCCGCGATCGTCCAGCGGGTGACCGGGCAGTCGCTGACGGAGTATCTGCGGCCGCGTCTCTTCGATCCGCTGGGCATCGGCGAGACGGCCTGGCTGCAGGTGCCGGCCGGGCGCGACCTGGGCTTCAGCGGGCTGTTCGCCGCCACGGACGCGATCGCCCGGCTGGGGCTGCTGTATCTGCGGGGCGGCGCGTGGGAGGGCGAGCGGCTGCTTCCGGAGTCCTGGGTCGCCGAGGCGACGCGGGAGCACATCGCGACCGAGGAGGCCATGGCCAATGGCTCGGGGCCGGACTGGCGGCGGGGGTACGGATTCCAGTTCTGGATGTCCCGGCACGGGTACCGGGGCGACGGGGCGTTCGGGCAGTTCTGCCTGGTGCTGCCGGAGCATGACGTGGTGATCGCCACGACGGCGGAGACCGAGCGGATGCAGGCCGTCCTGGACGCGGTGTGGGAGCATCTGCTGCCCGCGTTCGGCGAGGCGCCCCTGACCGGCCGCGAGGACGAGGACGCCGCGCTGGAGCGGCGGCTGTCCCGGCTCGCCCTGCCGCCCCTCACGGCGAAGCCCGCGCCGCTCACGGACCCCGGCGCCTGGTCGGGCGCGGAGTTCGGCCCAGAAGACGGCGCCTGCGCGGATCAGCCGACCCTGACGGGGGTCACGGTGGCCGAGGACGGCTCCGGCGGGTGGACCGTCTCGCTGGCCGAGGAGGGGTCCCGGCTGGACCTGGGGTTCGACGGCGCGGGGTGGCGCGTCCACGACGGGCCGCGGGCGCCCGTCCCCACGGCGGTGAGCGGGGGCTGGACGGACCCGGACACCCTGACCGTGGACGTGGCGTTCCTGGAGACCCCGCATCACCTGGTGGTCACCTGCTCCCTCGCGGACCGCGTCTTCACCGCACGGTGGCGCACGGTTCCGCTGCACCGGGCCCCGCTGCACGTCATGCGCGCACCAAGGCCGCGTTGA
- a CDS encoding VOC family protein, with protein sequence MLSIGSVVLGVSDVRRAAAFWTRALGYVPRGEIEDDWVVLVPPDGRAGTGLSLGRSDTPVQGRPRVHLDLYAGNAADQAAEVKRLVSLGARRVRWELYPPDADFIVLADPDGNRFCVIDTGRG encoded by the coding sequence ATGCTGTCGATCGGTTCCGTGGTACTGGGGGTCTCGGACGTCCGGCGCGCGGCCGCGTTCTGGACGCGGGCCCTGGGATACGTCCCGCGCGGGGAGATCGAGGACGACTGGGTGGTGCTGGTGCCGCCGGACGGCCGCGCCGGGACGGGCCTGTCGCTCGGCCGCAGCGATACCCCGGTCCAGGGGCGCCCACGGGTCCATCTGGATCTCTACGCGGGGAACGCGGCCGATCAGGCCGCCGAGGTGAAGCGGCTGGTGTCGCTGGGGGCCCGGCGGGTCCGCTGGGAGCTGTATCCGCCGGACGCCGATTTCATCGTCCTGGCCGACCCGGACGGAAACCGCTTCTGCGTCATCGACACCGGCCGCGGCTGA
- a CDS encoding enoyl-CoA hydratase/isomerase family protein has translation MSDSVTDRVTDSVLDDDAVLTRTEGRAGHLTLNRPRALNALTHPMVTRIAEALTAWERDPGVRAVVIDGAGERGLCAGGDIRMIHRDVTSGGGAASRAFWRDEYTLNARIARYPKPYVALMDGIVMGGGVGVSAHGSVRIVTERSRVAMPETTIGFVPDVGGTYLLSRAPGELGTHLALTGASVGAADALRCGLADHVVPSELLPALTRDLAADPVPDVLPRYAAQAPAGTLDDQREWIDHCYAADTVEEIVDRLMAVGEPAAKETAETLLAKSPSALKVTLAAVRRARELDSLERVLEQEYRVSCAALSRPDFVEGVRAQVIDKDRRPRWTPAALAEVTVAEVAGFFAPPAEGDLRLADVP, from the coding sequence GTGAGCGACTCCGTGACCGACCGCGTGACCGACTCCGTGCTCGACGACGACGCCGTGCTGACGCGCACCGAGGGCCGCGCCGGACATCTCACCCTCAATCGGCCCCGCGCCCTCAACGCCCTGACCCATCCGATGGTGACCCGGATCGCCGAGGCCCTCACCGCCTGGGAGCGGGATCCGGGCGTCCGGGCCGTGGTGATCGACGGGGCGGGGGAGCGCGGGCTGTGCGCGGGCGGCGACATCCGCATGATCCATCGGGATGTGACCTCGGGCGGCGGCGCGGCCTCGAGGGCGTTCTGGCGCGACGAGTACACGCTCAACGCCCGGATCGCCCGCTACCCCAAGCCGTATGTGGCCCTGATGGACGGCATCGTGATGGGCGGGGGCGTCGGGGTCTCGGCCCACGGCAGCGTGCGGATCGTCACCGAGCGCTCCCGGGTGGCCATGCCCGAGACCACGATCGGCTTCGTCCCGGACGTCGGCGGCACCTATCTGCTGTCCCGCGCACCGGGCGAACTGGGGACGCATCTGGCGCTCACGGGCGCGTCGGTGGGCGCCGCCGACGCGCTGCGGTGCGGGCTGGCCGACCATGTCGTCCCGTCCGAGCTGCTGCCCGCGCTGACCCGGGACCTGGCCGCGGACCCGGTGCCGGACGTCCTTCCCCGGTACGCGGCGCAGGCCCCGGCCGGAACCCTGGACGACCAGCGGGAGTGGATCGACCACTGCTACGCGGCGGACACCGTCGAGGAGATCGTCGACCGGCTGATGGCCGTCGGGGAACCGGCGGCCAAGGAGACCGCCGAGACCCTTCTCGCCAAGTCCCCCTCGGCGCTGAAGGTCACGCTGGCCGCCGTGCGCCGGGCGCGGGAGCTCGACTCGCTGGAGCGCGTCCTGGAGCAGGAGTACCGCGTCTCGTGTGCGGCCCTGTCCCGTCCGGACTTCGTCGAGGGCGTCCGCGCCCAGGTGATCGACAAGGACCGCCGCCCCCGCTGGACCCCGGCCGCTCTCGCCGAGGTCACCGTCGCGGAGGTGGCCGGCTTCTTCGCACCGCCCGCCGAGGGTGACCTCCGCCTCGCCGACGTCCCGTAG
- the rpsN gene encoding 30S ribosomal protein S14 — translation MAKKSKIAKNERRRVIVARYAKRRAELKALIADPRTPEQERLDAQRELRRQPRDASATRVRNRDSIDGRPRGHLRAFGLSRIRLREMAHAGELPGVTKSSW, via the coding sequence ATGGCCAAGAAGAGCAAGATCGCCAAAAATGAGCGGCGACGCGTGATCGTGGCGCGCTACGCCAAGCGCCGCGCCGAACTGAAGGCGCTCATCGCCGACCCCCGGACCCCGGAGCAGGAACGCCTCGACGCCCAGCGGGAACTGCGCCGCCAGCCCCGCGACGCCAGCGCCACCCGCGTACGCAACCGCGACTCCATCGACGGCCGCCCCCGCGGCCACCTGCGCGCCTTCGGCCTCTCCCGCATCCGGCTGCGCGAAATGGCACACGCGGGCGAACTCCCGGGGGTGACCAAGAGCAGCTGGTGA
- the rpmB gene encoding 50S ribosomal protein L28, which translates to MSAHCQLTGRQPGFGHHISHSHRRTKRRFDPNIQHKRYWLPSEGRHIRLTLSTKAIRTVDVIGIEAAVARIRARGGKV; encoded by the coding sequence ATGTCCGCCCACTGCCAACTCACCGGCCGGCAGCCCGGCTTCGGGCACCACATCTCCCACTCCCACCGCCGCACCAAGCGCCGGTTCGACCCCAACATCCAGCACAAGCGCTACTGGCTGCCGAGCGAGGGCCGCCACATCCGGCTCACCCTCAGCACCAAGGCCATCCGGACCGTCGACGTGATCGGCATCGAAGCGGCCGTGGCCCGTATCCGCGCCCGGGGAGGGAAGGTCTGA
- the rpmG gene encoding 50S ribosomal protein L33 → MARNELRPIIKMRSTAGTGYTYVTRKNRRNDPDRMTLRKYDPVAGRHVDFREER, encoded by the coding sequence ATGGCACGCAATGAACTACGCCCGATTATCAAAATGAGGTCCACCGCGGGCACCGGCTACACGTATGTGACCCGCAAGAACCGGCGGAACGACCCCGACCGGATGACCCTGCGCAAGTACGACCCGGTCGCCGGCCGCCACGTCGACTTCCGCGAGGAGCGCTGA
- a CDS encoding type B 50S ribosomal protein L31, translated as MKPGIHPAYRPVVFRDRSADFAFLTRSTATSDKTVEWQDGNSYPVIDVEISSASHTFYTGNQRVVDTAGRVERFERRYGRGRRGR; from the coding sequence ATGAAGCCCGGAATTCACCCCGCGTACCGGCCCGTCGTCTTCCGCGACCGGTCCGCCGACTTCGCCTTCCTCACCCGCTCCACCGCCACCAGCGACAAGACGGTGGAATGGCAGGACGGCAACAGCTACCCGGTGATCGACGTGGAGATCTCCTCGGCGAGCCACACCTTCTACACCGGCAACCAGCGCGTCGTGGACACCGCGGGCCGCGTCGAGCGGTTCGAGCGGCGTTACGGACGCGGGCGGAGGGGCCGGTGA